The genomic stretch ATGCTTACAACAAAGTTGGTTACAAAACGCACATTAGTTCTTATTCAATCGAGTTATACTTTAGTAACGAAAAAATGCAATTAATAGTAAGCAACATCTCTATAAAAATACACGAGTAATAAGGAAAAAAGTAGAGTGATGTAATGTATTGGCAATAgaattaaacattttttttataaataaataatatatgatCTTTGGCTGTTTATGTTTGAAAGTGACACATATTTAAAATAGTTTCAACTTGTGATTTGTGGAGAATAACCCTTTTAATTCCAAAATACAAATGCAGCGAACCTCATTATTTCTAGATACATAATTCAAATTAATCTATTGGTTGTCTACGGTATCTTTTAGTCCGACAGGTTAATGATTAATTCGTCGCAGATTCGAGTTTTATTTAAGGGTTTGCCACTAGCCAATGCATGGATTGCTACATGCACAAGGCGGGATTCGAATTTCGACACTTGTTTAAATGAACAAGTGAGTTGACCACTCAACTAAccataattattattaattaaagtgTAAttgttatgatttttttttacttgtttGAGTTTTTGGTTGTGggatttctttttccttttttctttttttttggacattcttttttctttgattaataaTGGAGAACAGCAGTAGTGCAGTACCATAGGTATAAGCCCAATTGGGAATAAGCTAGTTATTTAACGGAAATATTTCAAGCCCAAATATTTGGCCTGAAATGTCAGAACATAAATGGGGCCGAGAACCTTGATTTTAAGTATGGCCCAAGAAAACAAACCAACAGGCTGAGCTATCCAAGTTGGGAAATGGGCTTATGTCTCAAACCAACTAACCCAATTCTGAGATGAGATGGACCATTTTGAAACCCCACAGGCCTGATGGGCCCATTATCCTGACCCATCTCCATCGTACCTTCTCATACCCAGGAAACACTGAAGAAGCTTCCGTCCACTGGACATACTAACATGCTAGTAGCatcaaatcaaaatatttaGTTCAATATTACAAAGAAGGAAAAACAAAACTTAgtttaaatgaaaataaattgttTTTAACAGTATTCTAACACATTGAAATTGTTATGCAAATTAATGTACCAATAGCAGTAAGGGTGTTGAATTAACACCCTTTGCTATAGCAACCTTTTcttaagggaaaaaaaaaaagaaaagaaagagagagatgtTCTTGAACAGTTGAACCGACTGCTATCACATTTTGAATCTATAATTATGGAATGCATTTTGCTTTTACAATAGAATTGAGATAAATAGATTTAAAAACCACATTTGAATAATCTCATTATTAATTACTCTTAACAATGATCTTACATTTAATATCTTCATAATTGAGCGACAGTGAGGTGTGTGGATTAAGAcaagttttaaaataatattgatACTTCATATTTTACTTACATGATTTGGCAGGTTTAACTAAATAGTGATCTAACAATTTTTAACTATCAACTGAGTTTTCTCCTAAACTTATATTTCTACTTAGTTtttttcaaaatgaaaaggaaaaaCGATTCTGAAAAATTTAATTCTCACTAAATTTCTTTGTAATTAATCTGCACTACATATATTCACAAGAGGTTGAGAATgaaataaaatgaaactaaactaaactacacttacattattattatcattacaactaactaactaactaactagtAGTAGCAGTATCATTATGATGGTGTTTATGATGAACAATGTCATTGTTGTGTCCCTGAGATAAACACAAgggagaagaaggaaaagaagaaacagCAGAAGAATAAGTAGTAGTAGTTGTTGAAtcagaagatgaagaagaagaagaagaggaagaagaagaagaagaagttgagTTGTTATTAGAAGAAGCTGCAGCAacagaagcagaagcagaagcagcAATGGTAATAATCAAATCCACAAAAGCAGCAACAATGAATCCATGGTTGTTCTTACCATTAACCTTGAGATACCAACAAAGAAGCTCTTCCAAACCCTCCCAATCATCCTTCACTCCATGACACTCAACCATCTCCTCCATTGACCTCTTGAAATCACTGTACGGATCTTCAGACTCCATAGCCACAACCACACTTTCCTTGAACGGCAAGCTACTACTTGCTTTCGCCATCTCCAAAATGGAGCTTGTTTTTGTCTCCCCTGCCTCGAACAACAGCCTCTCCGATCTCTTCACGCCGCGCACCACCATCTCCAGAGACTCGCCGTCGTACTCCTCTGACTCCGTTGACAAGCTCACCGCGCTTGCCGACTCCGATGAAAACCATGATTCTGCTGATGGTGTCTCGGTCATGCTTGCTTCAATGGTTGTAGCTGCAGGATCCAAGAACACAGAGTTCACCGTCTTGAAGAAATCCCCGCCGTCTCCGCCGCGAAAAGAGAGTGTCTTCGGGTAGTTTCCGCCGCAAGATGGAAACAAGTTCTGCCATGGAAGAacatcatgatgatgatgatgctttCTTCTTTGTGGCGGTTCCTCTTTGGTTTTGAATAGAGATAGTGGCAGTTTCATTAGTGCTTTCTTTCTCATTTAGATCTCTTTTTTTCCCCTTGTTTctgaatgaaagaaagaaagaaaaataaaggggGTTAAGGGTATTATGATATGTGAATGTTGGTGAGTAATAAATATGAATTCAGAATGGTTGTATTTAAAGCTATGGAGGCAAGAGAATATGGCAATAGCAATGGGGTTTTGGTAGGTGCATTTCATGtgtcaaaatttaataaaattcaaTGTTATTAAATGTTCCTaccatcaaacaactcaattgGAACACCACTTTTTTCAGCACTGTCTGCTTCATACCCTCCCCtcgtatttaattatttttaattttgattaattatatGTGTCACATTTGTATAGTATATAGTAATTAGAGTACTGTTTTTAGGGACATGGTCCTATGTTGGAGACACCAGGAGAAATTGTATAAACCTGTTAGTATTTAGAAATAAATACATTTCATTTATTATGTTATGATATTACTAAAACGGTTGAAAAGGACAGTGATGGTTGATTAAGATTTAAGAGGGAAAAAAATTAGTATAGTGTTATAGAATAGTAGAATGAAGGGAAGGGAAAGAAGGATGGGTGAATTCATGTGAAGTCTTTAAAGAAGGGAACGGTTGCATCACGCATACTTGTCCTCTCTCAAACTATTTATTATTGGAAATGGAAACTTTTGCTCTGTTTTTTTTTACCTCATATATCTGTCTGTCCCCATCAGctacaataaataaataacctccttgtgaaataaataaatactaaataatagAGGCTCCAATGGCAGATAACACACTTTCACAATCAACAGGCGCAATGTTACTACTTATTCCATGCCTGAAATTTCAAATCCCAAACATCAATTCATACCCATTTTCTCACCTTAGATTTTGTGCTTCCTTCACAGTAAATGGTGCTGGTTGACCCATTTGAATGGTCAACAAAGAAttacaacaacaataatgctaTGCCTATATTACAACACACAACATTTCTCCATCATTAAAAGTGTATACCatagaaaaaattttcaaatgttCTTGGAATAATGATATTTCAATCATTTTAaatgttgattttaattaatatatattatatatattttttatacttaaAAGCAATAGCTAAAATCATTGGAATATTAGTGTCTTGAAAACATTTAAAATTCTTCCCTATACTAattgttacggtaggtaaccggagattagtccaatggatggcgtCTGGCGGCCCAAGTGAGTGATGGAGGAGGACTCCAGgtaggtccgcaactcgggaggctccgtccgacttgtgctcgcgtgggaatggggggtggtacctgcaaagacactctgatgcctaagttagcaagggtgtaagcaggtcttagagagtattggacttaggaatacctgattggtgtcagtgtacttatagtggtgagccaataaccaccgttggtgtagtgccgtatctttagggtgaTAACCGTCCctattatcttggggaggttgagatatggctttatgaggcggttagagagattttaggggcggttactcatttgaatgagtatttatctgccagctagtctcacatccgacctcttcataccaagtcgtggttgacaccgacttcttatgtgaaAGTCGGTATTTCGTAAGGTTTATCCTATTGGATTAGGCCTTTtggttggacctgggcccttatcattgggccagggtatgaacagtgcccctacttgagcccaaattttctttaaagtttgggttcaagtattcaactcgggttagtagtcgacttgtttgagagaataCGGATCTtggaaaccgacgtgatttacGCGACCTTTgatttctgacagttacgtcaattcaagcgtcgtgtccgttgagggatcatttagggattgagggctttggtaacggtgcagtctcattaatgactgcctcgctttttaccattatgccccttagccttttttataaattctttccctctctttccattttccgtttctgcaatctttcaaacttcttcTTATCCTGTTCGTGTTGCATCCTTGCGTTCAAAGATTTCTGTTCTTCTCCAACCTCCAttttcggataaaggttagttttgCTTTTTCATGTCATGCTTTATGCttgcatgttttgttttgcGAGTAGATAGGTTGACCTGTAGATTTCGAATCTCTCCTCTTTAGTGGccgtatttttttattttctttttcctttttcctttttgtaggttttctgccactttcttctttataaaaaatggcctctgtagacattctttctcagtgggttgacgatacggtccttggggaggaaccgttggttgacgctgagttcatcacccaccttcgtactcatcataggctctgtacttcggacgAGGACGAGCCCAAATATGAACTGATAATCTCGGGTCTTGAAGATcgggtctgttttgggagagctaatgaggcggcccctcattttttcttcatgtatgaatgtatgatcacccgtttgggtgtttttcttcctttctctgaTTTCGAGGTAtctgttttgcaccactgtaaagttgcccctactcaactccaccccaattcatggggttttttgaagatttaccagtttataagccacgctctggactttccgacttccttgagaatcttcttctatcttttccatatgactaagccctttagtgggctaaacaacaaacaacaatgagtatccttccgagccattcaaggtcagaggattttcacccttttcgaCGAGTCTTTCCACgacttcaaaaatttcttcttcaaggttcaagccgtagagggtcaccaccccttttttctggacgagcattcctcccctcgctttcccctttattggCTGCCGGCCACCCCTTGTGAAAAGATCGGTCTAGATGACctagacgaggtggaggcggccatcGTGGGGTTTTTTCGAGAAGcatgggggagggccccatacttggatacGAGAAAAATCCTCCAGGGGACGTCGGTCTTTGTTCAATCTTGCataggtagtgcatgcatttCTTGTTTCCGAGTTGCATTTTACCGACTTGTATTTTACCGACTTGTGTTTTACCGGCTTGTGACTTGGTTGTTccttttgtagatatggcaaagaaaaatgctcaagaGTCCTACCAGCGGGTGCAGGAAGCCAAGGCAAAGTCCCGGGCCAGGTCCGGGGGTTCCAAGGCAGTcgtctctcctcctcctcctcctcctagaAATGTGGGTACTCCCCCTCAACCTCTTATCATCTCTTCCTCCTCAAGTTTGACTCGACCACTCCCTTCTGTCCCACTACTTTccgagccagagaagaagaagcgcaagacttcagagtctggccCTTCTTGGGaaggtggggttaaggcggatgcttttgcattcgtccgaaagaacatctatcctctCATAAacatggatgatgtttctgttcggaaACACCTTGCCACTCTGGCCGAAGAAAGTTTTAGGACGGCGGGAgtttgtggcaaacttttggacatGTTTGAGAAGACTCCTCTCAGCTCCTTGGGGACTTCCTCAAAGGTTGAGGAGCTAGAGGAGAGGCTTCTTTTATTTGAAAAACATCAaaaggagttgaaggaggagatgGATAAGTTGAGGAAGGAGAGAGATGACCTCCGGGGGAAGGAGAGCCAGCTGCGAGCCCAATGCACTATGGAGGTAAACCTAAGGAAGGCAGCCCAGGAGAGTTACCAAAGCCTATTTAAAGATATGGTGGAGGTGAAGAAGGATTTGTTGAACTCTCGGAATGCCTATGCTGActtggaggactctatcgccgatgccgccgaggagtcttggagaattttcctaGAGCAGGTCAGGGTTATAGcccccgacttggatctttctccattacatcctgacaaagtgGTGATTGATGGCGCCATCGTTGATCCTCCTGCTCCCGAGGTCCTTTCCGAGTCAGACCtaaagactcgggggcagaggattatagAGTCTCCTCCTCATTCCGCAGATCCACCGAGTTCTTCAACCCTTGCTCCGACTTCCTCTTTGGCTCCTCCTCCCGGTCCTGGTGATGTCCCTCCTGGTGGTGGTGATTCCTCTACTCCGTCCAAGAAgtgacttttttatttttgtggctatatgggggcccggcctgtgggtccccccttttttaaacttctaATTATTTGCTGGTGGTTGTGAACAATTTGCTTCTGGCCTTtcaaggccgtaaacaaaatattctgtttgttgccattttttggataagggttttaaacaaaataaatgccctttttggataagggttttctaATCGAAGTAggtgcccttttttggataaggttTTAAGTTACTTTGCGCGTGCACATGCTTTTCTATTTTGAAATATGTTTGATCTTTTCGAAAAACTTTCTGCTATCTTGCATTATTTTTTCGAGCCTTTTTCGTGGAAAGGCTTGTATGCAAGCTTTTTTCAGGTTGTCGtatctcttttgttatcctttatactctactttgctttagtgagtttttatgacttaggttatttttgcgatgcgtttttcttctactcggtgtTATACTCCGATCTGTGGATCAAAGTTTTCCAAGTTTTCCTACTCGGGATCTCtttccgacttatgagtcggcTTAGTTCCCGAGCTTTTACGACCGACTtgtataacctctttacaccgacttgtacctcgtcgttttatcctgacgaccatctaggtcggttcatgggattttcacgctttgtcgagcttaagtcagcgcgtttc from Arachis stenosperma cultivar V10309 chromosome 9, arast.V10309.gnm1.PFL2, whole genome shotgun sequence encodes the following:
- the LOC130950268 gene encoding transcription repressor OFP13, with product MRKKALMKLPLSLFKTKEEPPQRRKHHHHHDVLPWQNLFPSCGGNYPKTLSFRGGDGGDFFKTVNSVFLDPAATTIEASMTETPSAESWFSSESASAVSLSTESEEYDGESLEMVVRGVKRSERLLFEAGETKTSSILEMAKASSSLPFKESVVVAMESEDPYSDFKRSMEEMVECHGVKDDWEGLEELLCWYLKVNGKNNHGFIVAAFVDLIITIAASASASVAAASSNNNSTSSSSSSSSSSSSSSDSTTTTTYSSAVSSFPSSPLCLSQGHNNDIVHHKHHHNDTATTS